The window CGCTTCGCAGGGCATCAAGGTTGGTGACCAGTTTGACGTGATTGCCGAAGGCAAGAAGGTCAAGAACCCGCAGACCAACACCATGATCACCCTGCCCGGCAAGAAGGTGGCCGCCATCAAGGTGCTGCAGACCTCCGGCTCCACCCCGGCAGATGAAATTTCGTTCTGCCAGCTTACCTCCGGCGACCTGAGCGCGTGGAACGCCAGCAAGGACTATTCCCCTCTCTTCATTCAGGCCACTGCGAGGTAAGCCATGAAACGTATTCTTTCCCTGCTCCTTGTCAGCCTCTTTCTTCTCGTTGCCGGTTGTGGCGCTCATGAAGGTGTTGTGCGCTCCCCTGAGGAGGCATGGATCAGCTTCGCCGGCGACACCCGCGGCGCCATACTCTCGCTTGACGGCGCAGAAGGCATCGAACTTCGTCCCGCAACCTATGCCAAGGATTCGTCCAGCAAGCGAAAGTGGTATCAGGTTGCCCCCGGCAAGCATTCCGTACGCATCATCCGCAACGGCAACGTTGTCGTAGACCGCGTCATTCTTGTGGATAAGGGCCAGACCAAGGAGATCTACATCCCATGAGAAAGATGATCATCCTGTTCTGCCTTGCCTCTCTCGCCCTTATGACTGGCTGCGGCGGCGGCAAGCAAAAGTATGATTGGTGCAACTATTCCGATACCTACTACGGTATCGCCAAGAATGACTGCGAAGCAACCCAGATCAAACACAAGGCTGAACTGGAGCGCATCATGGATGTGGCTGCCAAGAAGAACCTTGAAGTGCCCCCCGGCATTTACGCCGAATACGGATTCCTGCTCTTCAAGTCCGGCAAGGCTGCCGACTCCATGCAGTGGTATGCCAAGGAAAAGGCTCTCTATCCTGAATCTGCTGTGTTTGTTGAAATGCTGAGCCGTGCGGCGCAACGCCAGATAGACAAGGAAAAGCAGGCAGACGCCCAGCCGCAAGCTGAGCAGAACAGCCAGCCTGCAGCCGGAGTACAACCTGCACCGGAAAACGCCCCCGCTCAGGGACAGGCACAAAGCTAGCGGAGAAGAAAGAACATGCGCAAACTCATTCCGTTTCTCCTGCTTTTCTGCTTTGCCATGACAGGTTGCGCCAAGATGGTAACCAAGCAGGAATGTTTCCCCGGCATGTACGCAGAGCAGCCCAAAAGCATTCTGGTACTGCCGCCCATGAACGAAACCACGGCAACAGACGCCAAGGCCTATTACACCACCACCATCGCGGAACCGCTCTCGTTTAACGGATTCTACGTATTCCCTGTTCCCGTGGTAGCTGAAATCATGCAGCACGAGGGCATCTATGATACCGAACTGCTGTATGGTTCTCCCGTAAGTATGTTCAAGGAGAAGTTCGGCGCAGACTGCGTGCTCTTCACCAAAATCAAGAAATGGGATCTTGTGTATTACGTCGTCGGCGGAAATCTCACCGTCGGCTTTGAAAGTGAACTGCAGTCCACCACGACCAATGAAACTCTCTGGAAATACAGCGGTCAGGTCGTGGTCGACCTTGGCGGCGGCTCTGGCAATGTTTTCGTAGACATTGTTGCTACCGCCATCAAAGCCGTTGCCACGGACTACGTACCGTACGCCCGAATGGCCAACTACCAGACCTTCGGCACCATGCCGGTAGGACCGCACAACGCCCGCTACATGCAGGACGGTCAGGACCAGCTCTTTGACCAGCGGACTCCCGCCAAGGACACTGCTCCGGTCTCGGACGGCGCTGCAGCCCAATAACCCCGCATAACAAAGCCCCCGTCGCAAGACGGGGGCTTCTTCATTACAATACCCGACCAGCAGGACCGGACAGGCTATTTATCCCGATTCGAGGCAGACTCATCTGCCTGCCGGGAATCCTGAGACTCGGTGATCTCCGGAATGCCTGCCTTGTCAGCAAGCCAGCGAACCTGTCTGCACACGCCCATAAGCAGCGAAAACTCATGCCTCCGCAAGGCCATCTTTTGCAGGAAGCGCCGCACAGGCAACATGAAATAGTCAGGATTGTCCTTGCGCAGAAAGTCGATGCGCATGAGCGTATCACGCAGGGTTCGAATCACGGTCTCCTGCTCCTCATGGGTGCACAGGGGTGACTGAGCGCCGCTGGTGCCGGGAACAAGCGGTGTGCGCACGCCAGACTTGAAGCACTCGTACAGCACGATAAGCACAGCCTGCGCCAGATTGAGCGAGCTTGCCTGCGGGTTCACGGGAATGGTCAGGAGCTGGTTGCAGATTTCCGTCTCCTCGTTGGTCAGCCCCTTATCCTCAGGGCCGAACAGCACGGCTACCTTGGCACCTTCCGCGATCTGCCCGGTAATGAGCGGAGCCGCCTTTTCAGGCGACAGAATCTCACTGC is drawn from Desulfovibrio mangrovi and contains these coding sequences:
- a CDS encoding DUF4810 domain-containing protein, with the protein product MRKMIILFCLASLALMTGCGGGKQKYDWCNYSDTYYGIAKNDCEATQIKHKAELERIMDVAAKKNLEVPPGIYAEYGFLLFKSGKAADSMQWYAKEKALYPESAVFVEMLSRAAQRQIDKEKQADAQPQAEQNSQPAAGVQPAPENAPAQGQAQS
- a CDS encoding GNA1162 family protein, translating into MRKLIPFLLLFCFAMTGCAKMVTKQECFPGMYAEQPKSILVLPPMNETTATDAKAYYTTTIAEPLSFNGFYVFPVPVVAEIMQHEGIYDTELLYGSPVSMFKEKFGADCVLFTKIKKWDLVYYVVGGNLTVGFESELQSTTTNETLWKYSGQVVVDLGGGSGNVFVDIVATAIKAVATDYVPYARMANYQTFGTMPVGPHNARYMQDGQDQLFDQRTPAKDTAPVSDGAAAQ
- a CDS encoding RNA methyltransferase — encoded protein: MLDNLAVVLVKPRFPENIGMAARACVNMGVSELVVVQPERWDEDRILSLATIKGAELVRSIRVEDDLATALAGYHHVYGTTARTGGWRSEILSPEKAAPLITGQIAEGAKVAVLFGPEDKGLTNEETEICNQLLTIPVNPQASSLNLAQAVLIVLYECFKSGVRTPLVPGTSGAQSPLCTHEEQETVIRTLRDTLMRIDFLRKDNPDYFMLPVRRFLQKMALRRHEFSLLMGVCRQVRWLADKAGIPEITESQDSRQADESASNRDK